One Sphingobacteruim zhuxiongii DNA window includes the following coding sequences:
- a CDS encoding aldo/keto reductase has translation MMDRKDVLISSDFYTEGPLFNASGELFVTNLLGKKILKYQGDGRFTEWGTCTSPNGQFIAADRTHYVCNSLAGSVERFDAEGNHLETYFQGLVEGYQVECPNDLWVGEQGVYFTDSVRKTGAIVFIPKHGQAQLIARNLDYPNGIVYDEKVNCLYVAESFKNRIIKVNLNQPDHPVSTLLELPTHPSLDETKNLPDGLFLENNTWLWIAHYGMGQYHRYHLNTGQLESFDSQITLCSNICVSPETIVLTGGEGEPGPGKVRIIQRERGSAVSDLNISKLSLGTVALGLPYVVFDQENANSESSAEGLIVQARRMGISSFDTAREYGTAESLLGHVIETGQLEDATIISKFKWTNEACFDFEKALAESIQSVEESLNELKLKKLPICLFHMVSSFDISAVKEVLPRVFEHLKGKGLIETAGVSVDHPLEIKHFLDNDIYQAFQIPINILDHRLTSTSFWQDLIKRKKIIFVRSIYLKGLLMQDPEKLTGSLQLATPYLRQLKDLADKAHMSVSQMCFSYIRDLEGVSSVLIGPDKEEQLLENIALLDGPKIPKAIFDKIMPLFLQIPEDLLTPRLWKI, from the coding sequence ATGATGGATAGGAAAGATGTGTTGATCTCTAGCGATTTCTATACCGAAGGTCCATTATTCAATGCAAGTGGAGAACTCTTCGTGACGAACTTGTTGGGGAAGAAAATTCTTAAGTATCAAGGAGACGGTCGCTTTACAGAATGGGGAACTTGTACAAGCCCGAATGGACAGTTTATAGCGGCTGATCGTACACACTACGTATGTAATAGTTTAGCCGGTAGTGTTGAACGTTTTGATGCCGAGGGCAATCATTTAGAAACTTATTTTCAAGGCCTCGTTGAGGGATATCAGGTTGAATGTCCTAACGATCTTTGGGTAGGTGAGCAGGGTGTATATTTTACAGATTCGGTTAGAAAAACCGGGGCCATTGTATTCATTCCCAAGCATGGTCAAGCACAACTTATTGCGCGTAATTTGGATTATCCAAACGGCATTGTTTACGATGAAAAAGTAAACTGCCTTTATGTAGCAGAGAGTTTTAAAAATAGAATAATTAAAGTCAACCTTAACCAACCTGACCATCCGGTTAGTACCTTATTGGAGCTTCCAACGCATCCTTCATTGGATGAGACGAAGAATTTACCGGATGGTCTATTTTTAGAGAACAATACTTGGCTTTGGATTGCACATTATGGAATGGGACAATATCACCGTTACCACCTTAATACAGGACAATTAGAGAGCTTTGATAGCCAGATTACCTTGTGTAGTAATATCTGCGTTAGTCCTGAAACTATCGTATTGACAGGCGGCGAAGGTGAGCCAGGACCAGGAAAGGTTCGAATTATTCAACGTGAGCGAGGATCAGCTGTTAGCGATTTGAACATATCCAAACTGAGCCTAGGAACAGTTGCGTTAGGATTACCCTATGTCGTCTTTGATCAGGAAAACGCAAATTCTGAAAGCTCTGCAGAAGGACTAATCGTGCAAGCTCGTCGAATGGGGATTTCCTCTTTTGATACTGCTCGAGAGTATGGTACTGCTGAATCCTTACTAGGTCATGTAATCGAGACTGGTCAGCTAGAAGATGCGACTATTATATCAAAGTTTAAATGGACTAATGAAGCTTGTTTTGATTTTGAAAAGGCCTTGGCAGAATCAATTCAAAGTGTTGAAGAATCGCTAAACGAGTTAAAGCTTAAGAAACTACCCATCTGTCTTTTTCACATGGTCTCATCATTTGATATCTCCGCTGTGAAAGAAGTTTTGCCACGTGTTTTTGAGCATTTGAAAGGTAAGGGTTTAATTGAAACTGCTGGTGTGTCTGTTGATCATCCACTTGAGATTAAACACTTCTTGGACAATGATATATATCAGGCTTTTCAAATTCCAATTAACATTTTAGATCATCGTTTAACATCGACATCATTTTGGCAAGATCTTATCAAGCGTAAGAAAATCATCTTCGTGCGAAGTATCTATCTGAAAGGACTGTTGATGCAAGACCCTGAAAAATTAACGGGGAGTTTACAGTTGGCAACTCCATATTTGAGGCAACTTAAAGATTTGGCGGATAAAGCTCATATGTCTGTAAGCCAGATGTGCTTCTCCTACATCAGGGACCTGGAAGGCGTGAGTAGTGTGCTGATTGGACCTGATAAAGAAGAACAACTACTTGAAAACATTGCCTTGTTGGACGGCCCCAAAATACCTAAAGCAATATTTGATAAGATAATGCCTTTGTTTTTACAAATACCTGAAGACCTATTAACCCCACGACTATGGAAAATATAA
- a CDS encoding SDR family NAD(P)-dependent oxidoreductase, with protein sequence MKRRVAIITGAAGGIGRSLVQRFLEEGYALALIDQSEEDMHHANPYLRDYADQTLLITGDLTDDLFLKSIVEQVLDKWSRIDVLINNAIWRKAESLAESTLEDWNKTIAIGITAPAFLSKYVVEAIIPLGQSCCILNLSSVMSTFVSGYASAYTVCKGAIESLTYELATLYGPKGFRAVAIRPGSVDTSLSTDYEDPSGDNVSSHIQREVENRTALNRSAKAIEIAEALVWLASEKASFITGTCITIDGGLEHNFNPYDIKKLLKPNQF encoded by the coding sequence ATGAAAAGAAGAGTAGCCATCATTACGGGGGCAGCTGGTGGAATAGGTCGCTCCTTAGTTCAACGATTTTTAGAGGAGGGCTATGCTTTAGCACTAATCGATCAATCGGAAGAGGATATGCATCATGCGAATCCATATCTAAGAGATTATGCTGATCAGACCTTACTTATCACGGGCGATTTAACCGATGATTTATTTTTAAAATCGATAGTAGAACAGGTACTTGACAAATGGAGTAGAATTGATGTGTTGATCAACAACGCAATTTGGCGAAAGGCAGAAAGCCTTGCGGAAAGCACATTGGAAGATTGGAACAAGACGATTGCAATTGGTATCACCGCACCTGCATTTCTTTCGAAATATGTCGTAGAAGCCATCATTCCACTCGGGCAGTCTTGTTGTATACTTAATCTTTCGAGCGTGATGTCAACTTTCGTCTCGGGTTATGCATCTGCTTATACGGTATGTAAAGGTGCGATAGAGAGCTTAACCTATGAATTGGCTACGTTATACGGACCAAAAGGGTTTCGAGCCGTTGCTATTCGCCCTGGAAGTGTTGATACCTCCTTATCTACAGATTACGAGGATCCAAGTGGCGATAATGTGAGTAGTCATATTCAGCGCGAAGTAGAAAATCGGACAGCCTTAAATCGATCTGCAAAAGCGATAGAAATTGCTGAAGCACTTGTTTGGCTGGCCTCTGAAAAAGCAAGCTTTATTACTGGAACTTGCATCACCATAGATGGTGGATTGGAACATAATTTCAATCCTTACGATATCAAGAAATTACTTAAACCTAACCAGTTTTGA
- a CDS encoding sialidase family protein encodes MKKHFFAICLAVCSLSFAGTADAQAQQVPHLKNNVVLKLAPSQTNPRNSEGSFVTLKDGSILFVYSHYTSGNGGDHDPAYLASRISKDGGKTWTASDERVLNNEGGMNVMSVSLLRLKNGEIAMFYLRKNTTDDCIPYVRFSKDEAKTWSDPIACIQDKQGYFVLNNDRVIQLKNGRLLMAVAWHKNLNSEMSGNGNLFSYYSDDNGRTWKAGSEALAPKGIITQEPGVVELKNGDIMMFIRATGGKQLVSYSKDKGQSWTAAVAYNLDSPLSPASIERIPSTGDLFAIWNNNDGSNKETKGERTPLTIAISKDDGKTWQKVKNIEIDPDGWYCYMGIHFDKKNVLLSYCAGSQSERSHLNVTDIALLSLKDIYK; translated from the coding sequence ATGAAAAAACACTTCTTTGCCATTTGCTTGGCCGTATGCTCATTGAGTTTTGCAGGAACTGCGGACGCTCAAGCTCAACAAGTGCCCCATTTAAAGAATAATGTTGTACTTAAACTCGCACCTAGTCAAACCAATCCTCGTAATAGCGAAGGTTCATTCGTTACCTTAAAGGACGGTAGTATTTTATTTGTCTATTCTCACTACACTTCTGGCAATGGCGGGGACCATGATCCAGCATATTTGGCGAGTCGGATTTCAAAAGACGGTGGGAAAACGTGGACTGCATCGGATGAGCGTGTGCTCAACAATGAAGGTGGCATGAATGTGATGTCTGTTTCATTATTACGTTTGAAAAATGGAGAAATCGCGATGTTCTACCTACGTAAGAACACAACAGATGATTGTATCCCATATGTTCGCTTCTCGAAAGATGAAGCAAAGACATGGTCGGATCCAATCGCATGTATTCAAGATAAGCAAGGGTATTTCGTTTTAAATAACGATCGTGTTATTCAATTGAAAAATGGGCGTCTATTAATGGCGGTTGCATGGCACAAAAATCTGAACTCAGAGATGTCGGGAAATGGTAATCTATTCAGTTACTACTCGGATGATAATGGAAGAACATGGAAAGCTGGTTCTGAAGCATTGGCACCTAAAGGTATCATTACGCAAGAGCCAGGTGTGGTGGAATTGAAGAATGGCGATATTATGATGTTTATACGTGCTACAGGCGGTAAGCAATTAGTTTCTTATTCGAAAGATAAGGGTCAGAGCTGGACAGCTGCAGTAGCATACAACTTAGATTCTCCGCTGTCGCCAGCAAGTATAGAACGTATACCAAGTACCGGTGATTTATTTGCGATTTGGAATAACAATGACGGATCAAATAAAGAGACAAAAGGGGAGCGTACGCCATTGACGATTGCAATCTCTAAAGATGACGGAAAGACTTGGCAAAAAGTTAAAAATATTGAGATCGATCCTGACGGTTGGTATTGCTATATGGGTATTCATTTTGATAAAAAGAATGTGCTGTTATCGTATTGTGCAGGTAGCCAATCAGAGCGATCTCACCTAAACGTAACGGATATAGCTTTATTGAGTTTAAAAGATATATACAAATAA
- a CDS encoding M81 family metallopeptidase codes for MKKRIAIAGIYHESNTFSSIPTEWENFTNGHIFRGQEIIERFEHAHHEIAGFLQEIQAEEIEVVPLFVADAIPSGTIKKEVALGLANELCDAVQSALPLDGIYCVAHGAAAAEEIRDVDGYWMTALRAIVGANVPMMASLDPHANVSNKMIAATDAMISYTTNPHLDQREIGQKIARLMKGVVLDDLSIKQELLMLPASLSLEQQETSVEPCLSMYKKIADLTRNLPILSHSIILGFPYADVEEMGTSLILVSENQFDTTALKQQALAVFESYYPQFTGKRLHIQEVIDNEDSYAKPVLLLDMGDNVGAGALGNSSYLLKALEANRSTHGIIVIYDPQKVQELKDLDIESWTEIILDDQTAGDSIQNYKVQILEVRDGSFSELTPRHGGQTSYDMGRIVLVKTELCNYILFTSLRVPPFSSQQIEILNLDLSKLNWIVAKGVNAPIAAYRPICPVYLKIQTPGESNADATQYQYKYRRRPMLPFEALNVKYDG; via the coding sequence ATGAAGAAGCGCATTGCAATTGCTGGTATTTATCATGAATCGAATACGTTCAGTTCAATTCCCACCGAATGGGAAAATTTCACCAATGGACATATTTTTCGTGGACAAGAAATTATTGAACGATTTGAACATGCTCATCATGAGATTGCAGGTTTTCTTCAAGAAATACAAGCCGAGGAAATAGAAGTTGTACCGCTATTTGTGGCAGATGCAATTCCCTCTGGCACGATAAAGAAAGAGGTGGCATTAGGTTTAGCGAATGAGTTATGTGATGCGGTCCAATCTGCTTTGCCGCTCGATGGAATCTATTGTGTTGCTCATGGAGCAGCAGCCGCTGAGGAGATTCGCGATGTTGATGGTTACTGGATGACAGCGCTTCGTGCGATTGTTGGCGCTAATGTTCCAATGATGGCGAGTTTAGATCCACACGCCAATGTAAGCAATAAGATGATTGCTGCAACAGATGCAATGATATCCTATACAACAAACCCCCATCTCGATCAACGAGAGATCGGACAAAAGATTGCCAGATTGATGAAAGGGGTCGTTTTAGACGACTTATCGATCAAACAAGAACTGCTAATGCTTCCTGCTTCTCTCAGCTTAGAGCAACAGGAAACCAGTGTAGAACCCTGTCTTTCGATGTATAAAAAGATTGCTGATTTAACCAGGAATCTTCCCATACTTTCCCATAGCATTATCTTAGGTTTTCCATATGCTGATGTCGAGGAAATGGGAACTTCGCTCATCCTCGTGTCGGAGAATCAGTTTGATACAACTGCTTTGAAGCAACAAGCATTGGCTGTTTTTGAAAGTTATTACCCTCAATTTACGGGCAAACGCCTCCACATTCAAGAGGTAATCGACAATGAGGATTCGTACGCAAAACCGGTCTTGCTTTTAGATATGGGAGACAATGTTGGTGCTGGTGCTTTGGGAAATAGTTCCTATTTGTTAAAAGCACTAGAGGCCAATCGAAGTACTCATGGAATTATCGTTATCTATGATCCCCAAAAAGTACAAGAACTAAAAGATCTCGATATCGAAAGTTGGACAGAAATCATATTGGACGATCAAACTGCTGGAGATAGCATTCAAAACTATAAGGTTCAGATCTTAGAAGTTCGGGATGGATCGTTTTCTGAATTGACGCCAAGGCATGGAGGACAGACTTCTTACGATATGGGCAGGATTGTCTTGGTTAAAACGGAATTATGCAATTATATTCTGTTTACCAGTCTCCGCGTTCCACCTTTTAGTAGTCAGCAAATTGAGATTTTGAACCTTGATCTTAGCAAATTGAATTGGATTGTTGCAAAGGGCGTAAATGCGCCGATTGCTGCCTATCGTCCAATCTGCCCAGTTTATTTAAAGATTCAGACACCAGGCGAAAGCAATGCGGATGCGACGCAATATCAATACAAGTATAGACGACGTCCGATGTTGCCTTTCGAAGCACTTAATGTTAAATATGATGGATAG
- a CDS encoding pyridoxal-phosphate dependent enzyme, producing MKGIWKYKELLQSVSEDYQIALGEGNTPLVKSRQIGKILGLENLYFKLENLNPSGSYKDRFAAMAVAYAQEQGKNAILATSSGNTGAALAAYSAAANMKCIICLVDGAPFGKVQQMGVYGAELLMIKDFGINDHCTVEVMNTLNELADKHDCSLEISAYKFSPNGMEGVQTIAFEIADELEQVNQVFVPAGGGGLYLSIVRGFAKWKNKVNKAVSPTLFCVQPKGNDTIASVLLGDQLVPKAIANSTTKISGLQVSSLLDVDAILEESKSTACDAALVEDKDVFECQKMLAQLEGIYCEPAGAVALAGVKEALAVGKIKATDHIVCIVTGNGFKDQQALSRIYTEADCLYVDQTLNTKEEIIRKIEK from the coding sequence TTGAAAGGTATTTGGAAATACAAAGAATTACTTCAATCGGTAAGTGAAGATTATCAGATAGCATTGGGAGAGGGAAATACCCCATTAGTCAAGTCAAGGCAGATTGGTAAAATTCTAGGCTTGGAAAATCTCTATTTTAAGTTGGAGAATCTCAACCCTAGTGGATCCTATAAAGATCGTTTTGCCGCGATGGCTGTAGCCTATGCGCAGGAGCAAGGGAAGAACGCCATTCTGGCGACTTCCAGTGGAAATACGGGTGCTGCTTTGGCTGCGTATTCGGCTGCGGCTAACATGAAATGCATCATTTGTTTGGTTGATGGAGCACCATTTGGGAAAGTCCAACAGATGGGGGTATACGGCGCAGAATTATTAATGATTAAGGATTTTGGAATCAATGATCATTGCACTGTTGAGGTGATGAATACGCTAAATGAACTTGCTGATAAACATGACTGTTCATTGGAGATTAGCGCTTATAAATTCTCTCCAAACGGAATGGAAGGCGTTCAAACAATTGCTTTCGAAATTGCTGACGAGCTAGAACAGGTCAATCAAGTCTTTGTTCCTGCTGGTGGCGGAGGTCTTTATTTATCGATCGTTCGCGGATTTGCGAAATGGAAGAATAAAGTAAATAAGGCTGTTTCTCCAACGCTGTTTTGTGTGCAACCGAAAGGAAATGATACCATTGCATCCGTATTACTTGGCGATCAGTTAGTACCTAAAGCAATAGCAAATAGCACGACAAAGATTTCGGGATTACAAGTCTCTTCTCTTTTGGATGTCGATGCCATTCTTGAAGAAAGTAAATCTACCGCTTGCGACGCCGCTTTGGTTGAGGATAAAGACGTTTTTGAATGTCAGAAAATGCTTGCGCAATTAGAAGGGATCTATTGCGAACCTGCCGGTGCTGTGGCATTAGCAGGTGTTAAAGAAGCATTAGCGGTGGGTAAAATAAAAGCAACAGATCATATCGTTTGCATCGTTACTGGGAATGGTTTCAAAGATCAACAGGCCCTTTCACGAATATATACAGAAGCAGATTGCTTATATGTTGATCAAACGCTTAACACAAAAGAAGAAATAATTAGAAAGATAGAAAAGTAA
- a CDS encoding succinylglutamate desuccinylase/aspartoacylase family protein, giving the protein MKNIERLIEIRSDEIGPTVLILAGVHGDEYEPMIAAAQLKAFIGNKLKKGIVRIMPIVNRSAFEIGARCGEDGLDLARSCPGDANGSITMQYAAKAAGEIEKSDYLIDLHTGGQLFDLYPLAGYMLHEDKAVLAKQRKMARAFGLPLIWGTDPLPEGRTLSVARDHQIPAIYVEFGGPGPVRPKVIDAYIQGCLNILRDLDMLDFIPKSRKRPKYVVEDPTPGGGYLQGKMAAPYDAVFKPTVHVGEQIKAGDRWGIIYDVDMLNPKDILADMDGIVLFIRSIPIVKKGESLGGILKIKS; this is encoded by the coding sequence ATGAAAAATATAGAGCGATTAATTGAGATTCGGTCAGACGAAATTGGTCCTACGGTGCTCATATTGGCAGGTGTACATGGCGATGAATATGAGCCCATGATTGCAGCTGCACAATTGAAAGCATTTATAGGCAACAAGCTAAAGAAAGGAATCGTAAGAATCATGCCTATCGTCAATAGGAGCGCCTTCGAAATAGGCGCTCGTTGTGGCGAAGATGGTCTGGATTTGGCGCGTAGCTGTCCAGGTGACGCTAATGGTTCAATCACCATGCAATATGCAGCAAAGGCGGCTGGAGAGATTGAGAAATCCGACTATTTAATTGATTTACATACGGGAGGTCAGCTTTTTGATTTGTATCCTCTAGCAGGTTATATGCTACATGAGGATAAAGCGGTTCTAGCAAAGCAGCGTAAAATGGCCAGGGCATTTGGACTACCATTAATCTGGGGTACAGATCCTTTGCCGGAAGGACGAACATTGTCTGTTGCCCGCGATCATCAAATTCCTGCAATTTATGTAGAATTCGGTGGCCCGGGACCTGTTAGACCTAAAGTTATCGATGCTTATATCCAAGGTTGTTTGAATATACTCAGGGATCTAGATATGCTCGATTTTATTCCGAAAAGTAGAAAACGCCCGAAATATGTTGTCGAAGATCCTACCCCTGGAGGTGGTTATCTGCAGGGAAAAATGGCCGCTCCATACGACGCTGTGTTTAAACCGACCGTTCATGTGGGCGAACAGATAAAAGCTGGTGATCGCTGGGGAATTATCTACGATGTCGACATGTTAAACCCCAAAGATATTTTAGCAGATATGGATGGGATTGTCCTCTTTATACGTTCGATTCCCATCGTCAAGAAAGGGGAATCCCTCGGTGGAATTTTAAAAATAAAGTCATAG
- a CDS encoding FadR/GntR family transcriptional regulator, which yields MTQVDRIEMNLHDYFRNENFLPGDSIPKEIELAEAMGVSRTAMREALTRFKTLGLIESKKNRGMVMTEPDVLQNMNVVMNPRLLNQDTMQDFFELRLVIEMGIVDLLYVRKNDESIKKLEEIIEKEANAKTINESLKLDIEFHSTLYKISGNHTIERFQRILMPVFDYMKNTLHIRSQEQTEDYVSHKVLIKILKDGTVEDFRQAMYKHLIQYFEQIK from the coding sequence ATGACGCAAGTCGACCGAATCGAGATGAACTTGCACGATTATTTTCGAAATGAGAACTTCTTACCTGGAGATTCTATTCCAAAAGAAATCGAACTAGCCGAAGCCATGGGCGTTAGTCGTACAGCAATGCGCGAAGCATTAACACGCTTTAAAACCTTAGGACTTATCGAATCTAAAAAGAACAGAGGCATGGTAATGACCGAGCCTGACGTCTTACAAAACATGAATGTGGTGATGAATCCTCGATTGTTAAATCAGGACACCATGCAGGACTTTTTCGAACTACGTTTAGTCATTGAAATGGGGATTGTCGATTTATTGTACGTCCGTAAGAACGATGAGAGCATCAAGAAATTAGAGGAAATCATTGAGAAAGAAGCGAATGCAAAAACCATCAATGAATCCCTAAAACTAGATATCGAATTCCACAGTACCCTATATAAAATTTCCGGTAACCATACAATTGAACGCTTTCAACGAATCTTGATGCCTGTATTCGATTACATGAAAAACACGTTACATATTCGCAGTCAAGAACAAACAGAAGATTATGTTTCGCATAAAGTCTTAATTAAGATTTTGAAAGATGGTACCGTTGAGGATTTCAGACAAGCGATGTACAAACACTTGATTCAATATTTCGAACAGATCAAATAA
- a CDS encoding RagB/SusD family nutrient uptake outer membrane protein — protein MKMKVKNLLTYSAVLLMSMASCTKTLELDPVSQISNQSFWKSEADVTGALNGMYVRLRGQAIGNLFAWGELRAETMDRSLAGAAGLQVFYFNELDRANVGTAAGNGMVNSTWQGMYTVIHDANLLLKFAPGITYSSDAVKNQVLAEAYTMRAYAYFVLTKTWGALPIVTDPTEGYKPEVIMKERSSKEEVMKLIKSDMEAALSLYPNSNFKTGRNMWSKPATYALKAEVNLWTGKTMGGGANDFQAALTSIAEIEKSDVALLDNYASIFDYENKGNKEVLMAVRFQDLEAGDNIFANIYMSGAYMTSAADQASKDKLGVLGGLPIMAMSQLARNQFTLDDQRRDATFIEVNIPKAGGGTEVFASAVSKFSGTVIGGNRRFIDDIILYRYADVLLMKAEAQNALNQDPTEAINKVRKRAYGANYSNHIYVHSSATLANDAILKERLLELAVEGKRWWDLIRFDKAFDLVPSLQAKKGKDYLKLFPIAETTLSLEPKIQQNEGYL, from the coding sequence ATGAAGATGAAAGTAAAAAATCTATTAACATATAGTGCAGTGCTATTGATGTCAATGGCTTCTTGCACAAAAACATTAGAATTGGATCCTGTTAGTCAAATTTCTAACCAGTCCTTTTGGAAATCCGAAGCCGACGTTACAGGCGCATTGAATGGCATGTATGTTCGATTACGTGGACAAGCGATAGGCAACCTGTTCGCCTGGGGTGAATTACGAGCAGAAACAATGGACCGTAGTCTTGCCGGTGCAGCAGGTTTGCAGGTGTTTTATTTTAATGAGTTAGATCGTGCAAATGTAGGAACTGCAGCCGGTAACGGAATGGTTAATTCAACTTGGCAAGGAATGTACACGGTCATTCACGATGCCAATTTGCTATTGAAATTCGCACCAGGAATTACATATTCTTCTGATGCAGTTAAAAATCAAGTCCTAGCGGAAGCCTATACCATGCGTGCATACGCTTATTTCGTATTGACTAAAACTTGGGGAGCATTGCCAATCGTTACGGACCCAACCGAAGGTTATAAGCCCGAAGTGATTATGAAAGAGCGCTCCTCGAAAGAAGAAGTCATGAAGCTCATCAAATCGGATATGGAAGCGGCATTAAGTCTCTATCCAAACTCGAATTTCAAAACAGGTAGAAATATGTGGTCGAAACCTGCTACCTATGCGTTGAAAGCCGAAGTAAACTTGTGGACAGGAAAAACAATGGGAGGGGGAGCAAATGACTTCCAAGCAGCTTTGACGTCGATTGCAGAAATTGAAAAAAGCGATGTCGCTTTATTGGACAATTACGCTTCGATTTTTGATTACGAAAACAAAGGAAATAAGGAAGTGCTGATGGCGGTTCGATTCCAAGACTTGGAAGCTGGAGATAATATTTTTGCTAACATCTATATGTCTGGCGCTTATATGACTTCCGCAGCAGATCAAGCCTCAAAAGATAAGTTGGGCGTACTCGGTGGACTCCCAATTATGGCGATGAGTCAGCTTGCACGCAATCAGTTTACACTCGATGATCAACGTCGGGATGCGACCTTTATTGAAGTCAATATTCCAAAAGCAGGTGGCGGAACAGAGGTCTTTGCTTCAGCTGTATCGAAATTTAGCGGAACAGTAATTGGTGGTAATCGTCGTTTTATTGATGATATCATTCTTTACCGTTATGCAGATGTTTTATTAATGAAGGCAGAAGCGCAAAACGCTTTAAATCAAGACCCAACGGAAGCTATCAATAAAGTTCGTAAAAGAGCCTATGGAGCGAATTATTCAAATCACATCTATGTACATAGCTCGGCTACGCTGGCCAATGATGCAATCTTAAAAGAGAGATTATTGGAACTGGCAGTAGAAGGAAAACGTTGGTGGGATTTGATTCGTTTCGACAAAGCCTTTGATCTTGTGCCATCACTACAGGCGAAAAAAGGTAAAGACTATTTAAAGTTGTTCCCGATTGCTGAGACGACTTTAAGTTTGGAGCCTAAAATTCAACAAAACGAAGGTTATTTATAG
- a CDS encoding RidA family protein: MEKEFVFGKDVPQSHLPFSPGVKCGQFLFISGQASVDMDGKIVNDTFENECRRSFDNLKRIVEAAGLTMADIVQVRNYVAEEKDLVKFNEIYREYFSAPFPARTTLIGCLGTILKFEVDATAFIK; the protein is encoded by the coding sequence ATGGAAAAAGAATTTGTATTTGGAAAAGATGTACCTCAAAGTCACTTACCGTTTTCACCGGGCGTAAAATGTGGTCAGTTTTTGTTTATCTCTGGTCAGGCGTCTGTGGATATGGATGGAAAGATTGTTAACGACACGTTTGAGAATGAGTGTAGACGTTCTTTTGACAATCTAAAGCGTATCGTTGAAGCTGCGGGATTAACAATGGCCGATATTGTACAAGTACGTAATTATGTAGCTGAGGAGAAGGATTTGGTTAAGTTCAATGAGATTTATAGAGAGTATTTTTCTGCTCCTTTTCCAGCAAGAACGACATTAATTGGTTGTCTTGGTACTATTTTAAAGTTTGAAGTTGACGCAACGGCTTTTATTAAATAA